Part of the Dioscorea cayenensis subsp. rotundata cultivar TDr96_F1 unplaced genomic scaffold, TDr96_F1_v2_PseudoChromosome.rev07_lg8_w22 25.fasta BLBR01000353.1, whole genome shotgun sequence genome, AAAGAGAATAAATGGCGGCAATGTTGTCAAAAGCATCTGCCACAACAGTTTGGGGTGTATGACTGCCTAGGCATTGGCCGATTGATCCTTTATAGGTTAATTGACTGCCTAGAAAAGGAGGCTGCTGCCTTGGCTATGCCGATCCGATTAATTCCTGCCTACAACTTAATCAgctgattaattaaaaaatatttcaatataacCCAATTTCAGTCTAATCCAATCCAATTGGGGCCAATTGCCAAGCTGAACCTGTACCCATCTGTCATTTATCCAAATCCATTAACTAACTAGTACCTGTTAAGAAACTTACAAGTTAGTTGATGGAGCATTACATGCTGTTGATAGGTGAAGATCAACAAGGAAGATAGCTCCGTGCATAAAGACTGGAGTTAGCAAAGACAAGAAAATACCTACAACAATCCAAATGGAAAATGACAACATTGAGCACATAGAAGGTGATTCTggaaaaaatggaagaagaaaatgattACTCGTTGAAGGATTATGAGAATGCAAATGGTAATGTGGAAAATGATGATAGGAGAGTAGACAGAGACATAGAATCCTTGGATTGATACCTATGTGGGTAATAGCTAATGCCCATTttacattttttcttttgggtaaACTTAAGACCATGGTGAAAGTTTTGTGCTTAAATGAAACTGTTGACCATGCATATATTTCTTAGTTGATGAaatacttttgagaattgaagtgtgttttgcatttatttgctagagttttaaaataaattttctcaaTATTGTGCaagaaactcataaaaaaaatactttttaatgttctataaattttactaaaatatcaCCGCCTAGGCGCCTAGGCAGTGCCTAGACAATCAGGGCTTGTACTGTCTAGGCACTGCCTGGCCACCTTGACAACATTGGACTGATGGCGGCATAagaaaaaatactataaatatCATCATGGTCAACCAAGTCGTAAATCTTGCTCCAATCTCTATCTGTCTGAAATGCAAAAAGGAAAGGGTAAGGATGTATCGTAATAACAGAATTGATGCCTTGGTGGTAATTTCTGTAAAGTACAAAACAACCTCTAGAACACTAATTTGACAATAGAACACATTCAAATTTTCAAGAAATGCCATACTCCATATGGTTCtatcactttttatttttacatagtTGATGTATATAAAACACCCtctctggaaaaaaaaaatttaccagcATTATTTTTACTTGCTGATTGATTACTGTCTTTGGCTTAGATTACTTCAACAGTTGTAGCTATTTGAATCTTCTCAGGGGAAGCACTCCTGGTCACTAGTGGTCTGGTTCTTTACGCTGGTGATATGCTGGCACTTTCCCTTTCAAaggtgttttcttttctttggagTATTGCTGTTCCTTTATTCTTGCTCCCCGTCCTATCTCTTGAATGAGTTTGGAAATAAAGATATTCAGCAAGCTAATTTATTTGTGAACTGTTTGTCAGATTCTGTCATCCTTATTGTTCATGGAACATGCTTTTGTTGAATATGGAACTAAAAGTGAAATTCACATGGTTTTGCAGGTAAGATCCTTTAGAAACTCCCTATGTGAATTATAGTTTTCCTCCCAACATTCACTGCTCATAGTGATTTAGAGATGGTTCCTTTTCAATTTCCTTTCAGGGAATGTTACTTGGGATTCTCCTTTTCCCTTCATTTTACAAATCTGTCCTATACGTTGGATGTCTTCTAACAAGTTCAAACAAGTCTGGAGCTCAGCTAGGGAGAGGATGGGCATATGTAGGGATCAGCAGATCTATGGTATTTTACTTTTCTCTGATAGCCATGTTGATTCTGATTGTTCCGGCATGGATGATGTTTGCTGAGGACTTTCATATCCATCCTTTACAGTGGTATGCTTCTTTTGAATTTGTGCTAATTGATGTGAGATTCATTTTCCATTTAATATCTTGCTTTTCTAAAAGAGGCTTATTGCACAAGTGAATTTCAGTTTCTTTTTCAATTGAACCATTTAGTCTTACCGGTAGCGTTTTCCAGTTTCTGTCTTGTGAATTTTTACCCCAATTCATATGgcattctattttttatggtaATCTATCATCCTCACTTTGAGCACATAGGGGCACGCTTGACCTACATCTTGTGGTGTACCAACTACTTACCATGATATGTATATGACTAATTGGCAGCAGTACTGTATGCTGCACTGTAAATTTTTTAAGTGCTTGACATTAGAAGTGCCtatctaattttaatataatatggcTTTTGGCAGGGTGGTCATCTTTGTGTTCACCGAACCCCTTAAGCGAACAACATTATGTATTTACTGGATATCTGTGATTTGTGCATCTGTTTTCCGCTTTtacaatatttcaaaacaaaGCAAGATAGAGAGGATTCTTCTTCGGAAGTATTACCATCTGGTGGCTGTGCTTGTGTTTGTGCCTGCTATTTTTTTTGaggtaatataaaataaaatataacctgttatttatttatttttttgtgaggGAGGATGAAGTGGATTGGACCTTTTGAACAACACTAGTACCACAGGGTTTCTGATTATTTTTATGGTGCTGTCATTCTTCAGCCAGCTTTTCTGGACCTTTTGAACAACACTAGTACCACAGggtttctcattattttttattgttctgtCATTCTTCAGCCAACTTTTCTGGATCTCGCATTTGGTGCTGCTTTGGCAGTTTTCTTGATAATGGAAATGATTCGAGTAAGTTTTCAATAATTTGATGCTTATTGACATTATTAAGTCATTGAAGCTTGGATCATGGTACTTGTAGTTGTTAGTACTTATTAATTGCTTAGTCTTTACATATACAAATGCTACTGATTGTAACTCTGTATAGCTGATTCTATACAGTGCCTGAAGCAGTTGAGGTAGGCAATACCGAGTGTAGTATCAGTAGATGTTGTTTGAAGATTCATGCTAGTTTCCTCTTGTTTCCATCAGAACATTGAAGTGACGATATTCAGATTCTAGAAGCAAGAAGGAATAAacatattatagttatttaaacATGACTGATAAAAATTATGTGTTTAAGTCCTGATTCAGTTAGAAGCTGAAAGTTGTCCTTGAGAactgatttttgttttagttttctgTTTTCTTATCATCATCTTTGTGAGCTATTTCCATTTCATTACACTAGTAACTGCCCCAGTAGCATATTACACCTGCATCACTAATGAAGTTTTTTCTCATAAAATCTCATTCCTTTGTGCAGGTTTGGGAAATCTGGCCTTTAGGTCATATTGTACGTAAATTCATGAATGCTTTTACTGATCACCGTGACTCAGAGATTCTTGTCATCAGGCATGATATTTTGCTAAATACTTTATGAGTTGCTATCACTTTGCATGATGTAATGTTAATATTCTCAGTTATTGCaatattatttttcctttttagtcATTTTTCTCTTCTACTGGGTTGTGCCCTTCCAAAATGGATGAGCTCTGGATATAATGATAGGCCGCTGGTTCCTTTTGCTGGTATCTTAAGCTTAGGAATTGGGGACACAATGGTGAGTATTATCCTTGTTAATATTTATCCTTTTGTCTGTATTTATTCGTTTGCTTTGAACTTTGATGAGCTCAACATTGGtattttatcataaataaataaataatcaactcAAAAGTTTTGGTTCTTCCAGGCTTCTATGGTTGGCCACAAGTATGGTGTTCTCAGGTGGAGCAAAACTGGCAGTGAGTAAATAACTTAAtcctatttattgttttgtgaaaatCTTCTTGTTGACTTTGTAACTTTCTTATTCCTGTCTACAGAGAAAACCATCGAAGGTACAGTTGCTGGCATAGCATCTGTCTTGGTGGCATGTTTTATTCTCCTACATCTTGCATCCGCTGGCTATATACTTTCCCAGGTTCTCTCTCCTTCCCACCTTTTTTCATGAATAAGAAGATAGGTTCAACCATGGACTACAAAATTCAAGTTCCAATATTTGAGCAGTTgttgataaatatttgttattttgtcACCAATATACCGTACTTCGGAGTGAGAAAAGCCCTTCTTAGTAAACCTGATAGCCAATCAAGGGGCTGTATAAAGATGCTCCAAGAAATCTATACAAAGATAACCAAAATTTCTCCAGAATATTGGTTCTATAGCTGTTCAATTTGTACCAAGATGAATGTAGTTCTTGACAGGTAGATCTTTGGAACCCTTAAATCCCAATTTGCAGATTTCTGTAGTATGAGTGGAATCAGTGGATGGACCTGATTGCTTCCCAATGCTACTTTGACTATTTGATGTGTTTTATTCTAAATACAGGACATGGTTATAAGGCTGTTTTTATTCCCATGGTTATAGTGGGTAATTTCAAAGGGTCACCTGACCAACTTTGcttccttgttcttcttgtttcgACTTCTCTTTTTGGCCACAACTGGCTTCTGAAACTCATTTTCAACGTGTGCAGCACTGGGTGCCATTGCTTCTGGCAGTAACATTGAGTGGCTTATTGGAGGCGTATACTGCACAGCTTGATAATGCCTTTATTCCCCTTGTATTCTACAGCCTTCTCTGCCTGTAAAATGTGAAACACGTTAATATTGAAGGTACGCAATTCCCAGTTTTGTGATATCCCACGCTCAAGGGCATTCCTCAAGCACCATAATGTATATAGGAAAACCTTTCTTTATGCACTAACGATACAGTTATATAGAAGGTTCTATTGTATCATAAGTTGGAACACTGATGGGCATAATATTCTTTTCTGTTGCATTTAATGAAATTCGTAATACAAAATAATGTTGGGACTGCTGTGAATTGTTGATGCAAAAACTTCAGTGACCTGGACAAAACTTATTTGTTATTCCATCTAACTTTGGATtgctacaaatatatatatggacttTGTATGTACCATTTCTGCTGATGCAGTGGAATAACTATTGTTGCTGGCTGCTGCCTACACTCCTGTGTATAAGAACAACATTAGCACTCTGAATTCTTTgtctattatttgtatcttatGATTCCTTTCAAATTTGCACGAGCTTTCTTAAATTAGCTGAACTCTTTCTGCatttattgtaaataaatatgtgatttTTTAGATGTTAAATTAGTTGAACTCTTTCCGCATTTATTGTAAATAAAGATGTGATTTTTTAGATATCAAATTAGTTGAACACTTTCCacatttattgtaattaaattagttGAACTCTTTCCACATTTATTGTAAATAAAGATGTGATTTtttagatatcaaatgttattAATGGCACTGACATTAGGATTTTTGCCTACGAGATTCATTGTGTGCTCTGAAAGCAGAGATAGTGACACATCACTCAAGGGTATCTGGCACATTGCTGTCCCTTTTTTTGTCTTTGCTAGCATGTGATAATTCTAGTGGCCCATTTACAGCTTAGGTCTTGTAGCATTTCCTCCATGGAAAGAGCAAAGAGATATGTGCCATACGTGTTCAGCCATAGCTGTGATTCtgaaacttttaaaaataaatgcaagTGATATTGGCTGCGCAGCTAAAGCTTCCTATATAAAACACCACTGCTCATATCTTTGTGCAATTCTCTCTCAGGATTTTTGATGCATTGAAGCTTGAAAGTTGAGGATCAATGCAGGAAGCTCTTCTCAGAGGATT contains:
- the LOC120254126 gene encoding dolichol kinase EVAN-like isoform X2: MLDRMHVKGPKLLGSRAFSSMVARLADLCNGERVVVFLFVSCILFSTPSSLALEAAALLILSFAALVVEISTEGSRALFQFKTRPGASSGMLLGSVTMPAAMLSRLILVSRAISQHHVGSEDFSYMGMLYWAVSACSFGVLILCSMLQNLPGDTSSRLGGVPASTCSLFCTIFYMCSCYLSLTAKSYAAWHATMNLVWYLCHGIATVALIRHILHKFPYCASIGEALLVTSGLVLYAGDMLALSLSKILSSLLFMEHAFVEYGTKSEIHMVLQGMLLGILLFPSFYKSVLYVGCLLTSSNKSGAQLGRGWAYVGISRSMVFYFSLIAMLILIVPAWMMFAEDFHIHPLQWVVIFVFTEPLKRTTLCIYWISVICASVFRFYNISKQSKIERILLRKYYHLVAVLVFVPAIFFEPTFLDLAFGAALAVFLIMEMIRVWEIWPLGHIVRKFMNAFTDHRDSEILVISHFSLLLGCALPKWMSSGYNDRPLVPFAGILSLGIGDTMASMVGHKYGVLRWSKTGKKTIEALGAIASGSNIEWLIGGVYCTA
- the LOC120254126 gene encoding dolichol kinase EVAN-like isoform X1, which codes for MLDRMHVKGPKLLGSRAFSSMVARLADLCNGERVVVFLFVSCILFSTPSSLALEAAALLILSFAALVVEISTEGSRALFQFKTRPGASSGMLLGSVTMPAAMLSRLILVSRAISQHHVGSEDFSYMGMLYWAVSACSFGVLILCSMLQNLPGDTSSRLGGVPASTCSLFCTIFYMCSCYLSLTAKSYAAWHATMNLVWYLCHGIATVALIRHILHKFPYCASIGEALLVTSGLVLYAGDMLALSLSKILSSLLFMEHAFVEYGTKSEIHMVLQGMLLGILLFPSFYKSVLYVGCLLTSSNKSGAQLGRGWAYVGISRSMVFYFSLIAMLILIVPAWMMFAEDFHIHPLQWVVIFVFTEPLKRTTLCIYWISVICASVFRFYNISKQSKIERILLRKYYHLVAVLVFVPAIFFEPTFLDLAFGAALAVFLIMEMIRVWEIWPLGHIVRKFMNAFTDHRDSEILVISHFSLLLGCALPKWMSSGYNDRPLVPFAGILSLGIGDTMASMVGHKYGVLRWSKTGKKTIEGTVAGIASVLVACFILLHLASAGYILSQHWVPLLLAVTLSGLLEAYTAQLDNAFIPLVFYSLLCL
- the LOC120254126 gene encoding dolichol kinase EVAN-like isoform X3, with protein sequence MLLGSVTMPAAMLSRLILVSRAISQHHVGSEDFSYMGMLYWAVSACSFGVLILCSMLQNLPGDTSSRLGGVPASTCSLFCTIFYMCSCYLSLTAKSYAAWHATMNLVWYLCHGIATVALIRHILHKFPYCASIGEALLVTSGLVLYAGDMLALSLSKILSSLLFMEHAFVEYGTKSEIHMVLQGMLLGILLFPSFYKSVLYVGCLLTSSNKSGAQLGRGWAYVGISRSMVFYFSLIAMLILIVPAWMMFAEDFHIHPLQWVVIFVFTEPLKRTTLCIYWISVICASVFRFYNISKQSKIERILLRKYYHLVAVLVFVPAIFFEPTFLDLAFGAALAVFLIMEMIRVWEIWPLGHIVRKFMNAFTDHRDSEILVISHFSLLLGCALPKWMSSGYNDRPLVPFAGILSLGIGDTMASMVGHKYGVLRWSKTGKKTIEGTVAGIASVLVACFILLHLASAGYILSQHWVPLLLAVTLSGLLEAYTAQLDNAFIPLVFYSLLCL